Sequence from the Streptomyces sp. R33 genome:
CTCGATCCCGTCGTGGGGTTCGCCGACCCCCCGGTAAATGAGCCATTCCTCGTTCACGGCTGCTCCCTCCCCCTCCCGCCCGTCACAGGTCGCCCTGCAGCGGCTCGTCTTCGGGCAGCGCGCGGGTCGGGTCGTCCCATACGAGGGCCATCCCGTCCGCCCAGTACGCGTCGGGGTCGGCCCCGTGCGCGCGGGCCCGTAATGCCTGGAGCCGGACCGGCAGCGGCGCTCCCCGCCCCGCCTCGGTCAGTTCCTCGCGCAGTCCGCGGTGGAACGGCGCGCAGTCGGCCGCCGGGTCGGCCGGGGGCCGCCGGGTGACGGCCACCCCGTATCCGGCGTCGTGGACGGCGTGCAGGGAGCCGCGGGTGGGCTCCGCGTCGGCGGCCCGGCAGTGCACGGGCACGGTGTTGTCCGGCAGGGCGCCGAGCCATTCCGGGGCCGGGCTCCGGGGGCGCCCGCGCGCGCAGTCGGCCCGCTCGTCGGCCAGCGGCCCGGCCTGGACGCGCGCCCAGCGGTCGGCCCGGCGGTGGACGGCCTCGCCGTCGGGCGGGGTGTCGCCACTGCCGGCCGGGTAGCGGAACACCACCGGCCGCTGGACGCCGAGCGGCACCCGGCCCGCCACCGTCCAGGTGTCCACGGGCAGGCCGAACAGCTCGGGCGCCACGGCGACTTCGAGGAGGGCTGCCGCCTCATGGGTGTCGCAGCGCCGGAAGGCCTCGGCGAGCGGGACCCGCAGCGCCTCCGCGAGGCCCGCGCGAGTGGCCCGTACGCCGGAGTCCACCGGGGTCAGCCGCCCCGGGTGGGCGGGCCCGGCCAGCACCGAGACGCGCCAGTCGTAGACGTCCTCCCAGCCGTGCGCCCACGCCTCCACCAGCACCGACGGCCCGCGGATCAGCCCGTCGGCGGAGCGGGCGTGGCCGTTCGTGTGGCCGGCGGCCCGGGCGCGCCGGCGCCGGTCCCGCTGCGCCAGGCCCTGTTCGTGGCGCTCGCCCAGCTCCCGCCGCAGGGGCCGCCACAGCCGTTCGGCGGTCGCCCGCACCCAGTCCCACAGCTCTTCGTCGGAGCCCGGGGAGGGCGGCTCGCGGTGGTCGGCCACGCTCACGTCGGTCGCGTACCGGAGCATCGCGGCGGCCTCGCCGGAGCCGCCCGGCGGGTCGTGCAGCATGCCGAGCCCGTCGCGCCAGCTGAGCGGGGCGGGCAGGCCCGGGTCCGGTTCCTCGCCGCGGGCGGCCTCGACCAGGGCGCGGACGGCCTCCGAGGAGCGCGGCGGGGGCAGTTCGGCGAGCAGTCCGCACAGGGTGGTGCGTTCGGCGGCGGTGAGCCGTCTGCGGCCCTCGTACGGGTCGCCGGAGGCCGGGAGTTCGTCGTGCACGTCGGTCCAGGTGCGGCGGCTGCGCAGATCGCTCAGGTGCTGGTCGTAGTGGTAGAGGTCGTGGGCCTGCATGACGCGGCGGTAGAGCCCGACCTGGCCGGTGGCGGCCAGCGGCAGGGTGCGCAACTGCACGACGGACACGGCGAGTCCGCCGCCGCCGGTGTGCCGGCGGGCCTTGACCACGCCGACGACCTCGCCGCGGGCCAGGTCCACGACCGGGCCGCCGGACATGCCGGGCTCGATCTCGTCGTCGCCGCCGAGGCGCAGGGCGGCGCCGCCGCCGGCGGTGCCGCGCAGCCGGGTGGTGCGGCCGGTGATCTCGGGGGTGCCGAGGTCCTCGGTGCAGCCGAAGTAGGCGACCTCGTCGAGGCGGGGTCTGGCGCGGTCGGTGAGCCGTACGCAGGCGTGGGTGATCGGTGCGAGGACCCGGACGAGCGCCAGGTCGGGCAGGTCCCACAGGGCGCGGCGGGCGGGGCGGCGCTCCTCGAGCCGCTCGGGCAGGACGCACTCGACGCGGCCGGTGACGGTCCCGGTGGCGCCGTCGGCGCCGGAGGAGAAGGTGATGCCGAGCTCACGCCCCACGAGACGCACCGCTGCACCCCCTTCACCGACGACGTGCGCGCACGTCAGGACCCAGCCCGGGGCGATGAAGAAGCCACTCCCCCAGGTGGGACCGGTCCCATGGGGTGCATACCCGTCCGGGGCCGCGTGGACGCGCACGGTGGCCGCCTGGACGAGGGGTTCGAGGAGCTCGTAGGCGCGCGCGGTGCCGCCCGTGCGCCCGTCCTGCATCCCCTGCCCCCTCAGGTGTCTGGCACTCCAGGCTAGCGCCGGGTCCGGTAGGGCGGGAGGTCTCGCCGGGCATGCGGATTATCCTGGCGGGAAACATCCCCTGCACACTTTCATCACGGCACGGAGCCCGACTTGTACTTCACCGATCGCGGCATCGAGGAGCTGGAGAAGCGGCGCGGCGAGGAGGAGGTCACCTTCGAGTGGCTCGCCGAGCAGCTGCGCACCTTCGTCGACCTGAACCCGGACTTCGAGGTCCCGGTGGAACGCCTGGCCACGTGGCTGGCCCGGCTGGACGACGAGGACGACGAGGACGAGTAGTCCCACCAGTGGCGTAGTCCCACCGGTGGACGAGTGGTCCGCGAACATTCCCTGCACGGCGAAGGGGCCCGACCGGTGACGGTCGGGCCCCTTCGTGCAGGAGGGCGGGCCTGGATCAGGCGGCCTTGGTCTCCCAGAAGATGCGGTCGATCTCGGCGATGAGCTCGAGGGCCTTCTGGCCGGTCGCCGGGTCGTTCGACGCCTTGGCGGCCGAGAGGGCCTTCAGGGTGTCGTTGACCAGGGTGTGCAGCTGCGGGTACTTCTCGAAGTGCGGGGGCTTGAAGTAGTCGCTCCACAGCACCGAGACGTGGTGCTTGGCGAGCTCGGCGCGCTGCTCCTTGATGGTGATGGCGCGGGCGCGGAAGTCGGCGTCCTCGTTGGCCTGGTACTTCTCCTGTACGGCCTTGACGGACTCGGCCTCGATGCGGGCCTGGGCAGGGTCGTACACGCCGCACGGAAGATCGCAGTGGGCGGAGACCTTCGCCTTGGGGGCGAAGAGGCGGGAAAGCATGGAGTTTGTCCTCCTCGTGATCGTCTTCTCAAGAGGGGAGATTACTCCGTGGGAAAGGGGATTTCGCGAGCGGCCCCGTGGGCTTAGGACAAAAGTCCAGGGTGGCGTGCGGAGCGGTGAGCGAACGTACGGGAGTGTGCGGCAGCATGCGCAGTGAGGCGAGAGCGGGCGAGGAGGTCGGGCACGGTGGAGAGAAGGCGCTCGCGGGCGGCGTTCGAGGTGCTGGAGGTGGCGGGGCCCTCGATGGTGCCGACGCTGCTGCACGGCGACCGGCTGGTGGTCCGGTACGGGGCCGTCGTACGCCCGGGTGACGTGGTGGTGCTGCGGCACCCGTTCCAGCAGGACCTGCTGGTGGTCAAGCGGGCGGTGGAGCGGCGGCCGGGCGGCTGGTGGGTGCTCGGGGACAACCCGTACAACGAGACCGGCGACAGCACCGACTACGGGACGGTGCCCGAGGAGCTGGTGCTGGCGACGGCGGTGCTGCGCTTCCGGCCGCGCGCGGCGGATCAGAGTTCGCTGAGGGCGCGGCTGTCCTGGGCGGTGTCGGCGCTGCGGCCGCTCTGGCCGGACGCCTCGGCTTCCAGCCGTTTGCGGGCGCGGTAGGCGGCGACGTTGGCCCGGGTGGCGCAGCGGTCGGAGCAGTAGCGCCGGGAACGGTTGGTGGAGGTGTCGAGGTAGGCGTTGCGGCAGGGCGCGGCCTGGCACAGGCCGAGGCGGTCGGGGCCGTGCTCGGTGAGGTGGAAGGCCAGGCCGAAGGACGCGAGCGCGGCGTAGCCGGCGGAGGCGTTCGAGGGGTGGTCGGCGAGGTGGATGTGCCAGTTCGGGCGGCCTTCGTCGTCGAGGTATTCGTGACCGGAGACCTGCGGGCTGACGGGGAACTCCATCAGCAGGGAGTTCAGCAGGTCGACCGCGAGGACGTGGTCGCCGCCGTCGGCGGCCTCGAAGACGGCGCGCAGCCGGCCGCGGACGTTGCGGAAGCGGGTGACGTCGGCGTCGGTGACCCGGCGGGCGGCCTGGACCCCGGTGCCGAAGAGGCCCCGGACGGCGTCCACCGAGGTGAGCGAATCCTTGTTGCGGGCCGGCTCCTCGGTGTTGACCAGGCGCACGGCATAGTCCGAGTAATGGGCCAGTTCCACTTGTAGTCCTTACGGCTGCGGATTAGTGTCTCGGTAACAGATGAGACGTATTCGAGGGTATTACGACGGGAGGGGTCAGTGATGGCGGAGACCATGACCGACTGGCAGGCCTGGCAGGAGAGCTGGGACCGGCAGCAGGAGTGGTACATGCCCGACCGCGAGGAACGCTTCCGGGTGATGCTGGACATGGTCGAGGCACTCGTGGGCCCCACCCCCCGGGTGCTCGATCTGGCGTGCGGTACGGGAAGTATTACGGACCGCGTCCTCAAGCGGTTCCCGGAATCCACCTCTACGGGCGTCGATCTCGACCCGGCCCTGTTGACCATCGCCCGGGGCCACTTCCACGGCGACCGGCGCGTCACGTTCGTGACCGCCGACCTCAAGGACCCCGCCTGGACCTCGACGCTCCCGTACGACACGTACGACGCCGTCCTCACGGCCACCGCGCTGCACTGGCTGCACAGCCCCGAGCTCGCCGTGCTCTACGGGCAGCTCGCCCCTCTGGTGCGGCCGGGCGGGGTCTTCATGAACGCCGACCACATGCCCGACCCGGCGACCCCGCGGATCAACGCCGCCGAGCGCGCCCACCGGCACGCCGGGATGGACCGGGCCCGCGAGGCCGGCGCGCTGGACTGGGCCGACTGGTGGGCCCTCGCGGCCGCCGACCCGGTGCTCGCCGAGCCGACGAAGCGCCGGTTCGAGATCTACGGCGAGCACGCCGACGGGGACACCCCCGACGACGCCTGGCACGCCCGGACCCTGCGCGAAGCGGGCTTCGCGGAGGCCCGGACGATCTGGCGGTCGCCCTCCGACGGGCTGGTCCTGGCACTGAAGTAGTGCGCTTGGAGGAAAGTGAGAACTTTCCACGACATGCCGTGGCACGTGAGAGGGGCGGTACGGGAATCCCGTACCGCCCCTCTCGTGCGTTCGAAGCCGCTACAGCACCTTGGACAGGAACGCCTTCGTCCGGTCGTGCTGCGGGTTGCCCAGCACCTCGCGCGGGTGGCCGGACTCGACCACGACGCCGCCGTCCATGAAGACGAGGTTGTCGCCGACCTCGCGGGCGAAGCCCATCTCGTGGGTCACCACGATCATGGTCATGCCCGACTCGGCCAGGTCCCGCATGACGTCGAGGACGTCGCCGACGAGCTCCGGGTCGAGCGCCGAGGTGGGCTCGTCGAAGAGCATCAGCTTCGGCTCCATGGCCAGCGCGCGGGCGATCGCCACACGCTGCTGCTGGCCGCCGGAGAGCTGGGTGGGGTAGTTCCCGCCCTTGTCGCCGAGGCCCACGCGGTCGAGGAGGCGTACGGCGCGCTCGCGTGCCACGGCCTTGGACTCGCCCTTGACCATGACCGGGGCTTCCATGACGTTCTCTATGGCCGTCATGTGCGGGAAGAGGTTGAAGCGCTGGAAGACCATGCCGATGTCCCGGCGCTGGGCCGCGACCTCGCTGTCCTTCAGCTCGTAGAGCTTGTCGCCCTTCTGGCGGTAGCCGACGAGCTGCCCGTCGACGTACAGCCGTCCGGCGTTCACCTGCTCCAGGTGGTTGATGCACCGCAGGAAGGTCGACTTGCCGGAGCCGGACGGGCCGACCAGACAGAAGACCTCACGCGGGGCGACCTCCAGGTCGATGCCCTTGAGGATGTGCGCCGCACCGTAGGACTTGTGGACGCCCTCGGCCTTCACCATGGCAGTCGTCATCAGGCCACCGCCTTGCGGTTCGAGAAGCTGGACAGTTTCGCCTTGACCTTCTGCAGCGGCGTGGGCGGCAGGGAGCGCAGGGCACCGCGGGCGTAGCGGCGCTCCAGGTAGTACTGCCCGACGCTGAACACCGAGGTCAGGGCGAGGTACCAGATCGAGGCGACGAAGAACATCTCCATCACCGCGAACGAGGTCGAGGCGATGTCCTGGGCGGCGCGCAGCAGGTCGAAGTACTGCACGGCCACCACGAGCGACGAGGTCTTGAGCATGTTGATGAACTCGTTGCCCGACGGCGGCACGATCACCCGCATGGCCTGCGGCAGCACGACCCGGCGCATGGTCTGCGTACGGGTCATGCCGAGCGCGTGCGAAGCCTCGGTCTGGCCCTCGTCGACCGACTGGATGCCGGCGCGGACGATCTCCGCCATGTACGCGCCCTCGTTGAGGCCGAGACCCAGCAGGGCGGCCAGGAAGGGCGTCATGACCTGGGTCATCTCGTCCTTGTAGAACCCGAGGTTCAGGATCGGGAAGATCAGGGCGAGGTTGAACCAGATGAGCAGCTGGACGTAGACCGGGGTCCCGCGGAACAGCCAGATGTAGAACCAGGCGATGGTGCTGGTCACCGGGTTCTTCGAGAGCCGCATCACCGCGAAGAGGACACCGAGCACCAGGCCCAGGACCATCGAGGTGATGCTGATCCAGATCGTGTTGCCGACGCCACGGAGGATGGTGGGGTCGAACAGCTTCTCCGGCACGGTCGCCCAGCGCACGTTGCCCTGCGAGAAGGCGACGGCGAGCGCCACGACCAGGCCGATGACGACCACGGCACTGATCCAGCGGCCGTAGTGGCGGACCGGGATGGCACGGATCGCCTCGGGGGGGACGGCCCCGGCCGGCGGGGTGTCCGCCGGGTCCGGGACCTTGTCGAGCTTGTCAGTCACAGTGACTGCCCTTCAGTGTGCTGCGGTGGTACGCGGAGGTCAGGAACCGGCGTTGATCTTGGCCTCGGTCACGGCGCCGGAGCCCGCGTTCCACTTGTCCAGGGCGGCCTTGTAGGTGCCGTCCTTGATGACCGCGTCGAGGGCTTCCTTGAGCGCGTCGCGCAGCTCGGTGTTCTTCTTGTCGACCGCGATGCCGAAGAGGCCGGCGTCGGTCGGGTTGGCGATGGCCTCGAAGTCGTTGCCGCCGCCGGCGGTCTGCGCGATGTACGCGGCGACCGGGGAGTCGTTCAGGTCGGCGGCGGCGCCACCGGCCTTCACGCGGGTCTGGGCCTCGGCGTCGGTCGGGAAGGACTCGATCTTGAGCTCGCCCTTGCCGTCCGTCTTGCACTTCTCGGCCTGGGTCTTCGCGGACTCCTCGTACGTGGTGCCGCGCTGCACGGCGACCGTCTTGCCGCACAGGTCGTCGAGGGTCTTGATGCCCTGCGGGTTGCCCTTCTTGACCAGGATGCCGGTCGAGGCGGAGAAGTAGTCGACGAAGTCGACGCCGGCACCGGTCTTGGCGCCCTTGTCGTCCAGGCCCTCCTGGCGGGCCTTGGTGTCGGTGAGCGAGGACATGACCAGGTCGCTGCGACCCGTCTGCATGCTGCCGATCAGGGTGTCGAAGGTGCCGGACTCGAACTTGAACTGCACACCGAGCTGCTTGGCCAGGGCCGCCGCGACGTCGGGGTCGACGCCGACGATCTTGCCACCCTCGGTGAATTCCATCGGCGCGTAGGTCGCGTCGGTGCCGACCTTGATGACACCGGCGTCCTGGATCTTCTTCGGGAGCTTCGAGAAGAGCGGAGCGCTGCTGTTCGCCGCACCCGACGGGCTGGTGGAAGCCTTGTCCGTCTGGTCTCCACAACCGGTGAGGATCAGGGCGCCGGCGACCGCGATCGCGCCGACCGCGGCGATCCGGGACCGGGCGGCGGTCGTACGACGGGTGGTGCTTGCGGTCATGAGCTGGTTCCTCCGGCTGGCTGGTGGAGCATCCGAGAACGGTCGGGCACGCACCTTCGAGTGTCGCGACCTCGTGTGATTACGGCATCTTGCCATTCGGACTGATGCATTCAGGCAGTTCGTCAGGTCAAAATCGGATAACGGGTGGGTGGGGGTACCCAACAGGACTGCGGAATGAGGGCTTCAGAGCCGCAGGAACCGCTGCGACCTGGCCTTTTTGACGGACTATTTGCGGTCCGTCTCGCCCGTTGGACAGAGGGGTTTGGACCTTTCGCCAAAAACAGGACAAGGGGTCTACTGTCGAGTCGGAATCGACTCGTCTGGGTGAGCGTTCTTCGGGTACAACGGATCCTTACACCCCTCATCCGGGGCTCAGGGCGCGCGTGCGGCGCGCCCGCGCGTACGAACCTCCCCTTCGCGGAGACGGGCCAACCGTCGATGCGGAGTACGGACGCGGTGCCCGCCCACCCCTTAACCAGGTGTGGTCACCCTCAACGATTCAAAGACTTAAGGGGCCAAGAAAGTGGCAGCGGAGATCGTCAATCCTCGCAGCGACAGCGCGACGGACAACAACCCGGACGCGGTGTTCGCGCTGCACCGGGGCGGCAAGATGGCCATCCAGGCCACGGTGCCGGTCCAGAACAAGGATGACCTGTCCCTCGCGTACACGCCCGGCGTGGCGAAGGTCTGCAGCGCCATCGCGGAGCAGCCCGAGCTGGTGAACGAGTACACCTGGAAGTCCAACGTGGTCGCCGTCGTCACCGACGGCACGGCCGTGCTCGGACTCGGTGACATCGGTCCCGAGGCCTCCCTCCCCGTGATGGAGGGCAAGGCCATCCTGTTCAAGCAGTTCGGTGGTGTGGACGCGGTGCCGATCGCGCTCGCCACCAAGGACACGGACGAGATCATCGAGACGGTCATCCGCCTCGCGCCGTCCTTCGGCGGGGTCAACCTGGAGGACATCTCCGCCCCCCGCTGCTTCGAGATCGAGCGCCGGCTCCAGGAAGCCCTGGACATCCCGATCTTCCACGACGACCAGCACGGCACGGCGATCGTGACGCTGGCCGCCCTGCGCAACGCCGCGAAGCTGACCGGGCGCACGCTCGGTGACCTGCGCGCCGTGATCTCGGGTGCGGGCGCGGCGGGCATCGCCATCGCCAAGATCCTCGTGGACGCGGGCATCGGCGACGTCTGCGTCACCGACCGCAAGGGCGTCGTCTCCGCGGACCGCTCCGACTTGACGGACGTCAAGGCGGAGATCGCGGGCCTGACGAACAAGACCGGCCAGACCGGCTCCCTGGAAGCGGCCCTGAACGGCGCGGACGTGTTCATCGGCGTCTCCGGCGGCACGGTGCCCGAGGAGGCGGTGGCCTCGATGGCGAAGGACGCCTTCGTCTTCGCCATGGCCAACCCGAACCCGGAGGTCCACCCGGACGTCGCGCACAAGTACGCGGCGGTC
This genomic interval carries:
- a CDS encoding amino acid ABC transporter permease, with protein sequence MTDKLDKVPDPADTPPAGAVPPEAIRAIPVRHYGRWISAVVVIGLVVALAVAFSQGNVRWATVPEKLFDPTILRGVGNTIWISITSMVLGLVLGVLFAVMRLSKNPVTSTIAWFYIWLFRGTPVYVQLLIWFNLALIFPILNLGFYKDEMTQVMTPFLAALLGLGLNEGAYMAEIVRAGIQSVDEGQTEASHALGMTRTQTMRRVVLPQAMRVIVPPSGNEFINMLKTSSLVVAVQYFDLLRAAQDIASTSFAVMEMFFVASIWYLALTSVFSVGQYYLERRYARGALRSLPPTPLQKVKAKLSSFSNRKAVA
- a CDS encoding NADP-dependent malic enzyme — translated: MAAEIVNPRSDSATDNNPDAVFALHRGGKMAIQATVPVQNKDDLSLAYTPGVAKVCSAIAEQPELVNEYTWKSNVVAVVTDGTAVLGLGDIGPEASLPVMEGKAILFKQFGGVDAVPIALATKDTDEIIETVIRLAPSFGGVNLEDISAPRCFEIERRLQEALDIPIFHDDQHGTAIVTLAALRNAAKLTGRTLGDLRAVISGAGAAGIAIAKILVDAGIGDVCVTDRKGVVSADRSDLTDVKAEIAGLTNKTGQTGSLEAALNGADVFIGVSGGTVPEEAVASMAKDAFVFAMANPNPEVHPDVAHKYAAVVATGRSDFPNQINNVLAFPGIFAGALKVRASRITEGMKIAAADAIAGVVGDELAADYVIPSPFDARVAEAVAAAVAAAAKADGVARLV
- a CDS encoding CGNR zinc finger domain-containing protein; protein product: MELAHYSDYAVRLVNTEEPARNKDSLTSVDAVRGLFGTGVQAARRVTDADVTRFRNVRGRLRAVFEAADGGDHVLAVDLLNSLLMEFPVSPQVSGHEYLDDEGRPNWHIHLADHPSNASAGYAALASFGLAFHLTEHGPDRLGLCQAAPCRNAYLDTSTNRSRRYCSDRCATRANVAAYRARKRLEAEASGQSGRSADTAQDSRALSEL
- a CDS encoding amino acid ABC transporter ATP-binding protein, encoding MTTAMVKAEGVHKSYGAAHILKGIDLEVAPREVFCLVGPSGSGKSTFLRCINHLEQVNAGRLYVDGQLVGYRQKGDKLYELKDSEVAAQRRDIGMVFQRFNLFPHMTAIENVMEAPVMVKGESKAVARERAVRLLDRVGLGDKGGNYPTQLSGGQQQRVAIARALAMEPKLMLFDEPTSALDPELVGDVLDVMRDLAESGMTMIVVTHEMGFAREVGDNLVFMDGGVVVESGHPREVLGNPQHDRTKAFLSKVL
- the sodN gene encoding superoxide dismutase, Ni gives rise to the protein MLSRLFAPKAKVSAHCDLPCGVYDPAQARIEAESVKAVQEKYQANEDADFRARAITIKEQRAELAKHHVSVLWSDYFKPPHFEKYPQLHTLVNDTLKALSAAKASNDPATGQKALELIAEIDRIFWETKAA
- a CDS encoding S24 family peptidase, producing MVPTLLHGDRLVVRYGAVVRPGDVVVLRHPFQQDLLVVKRAVERRPGGWWVLGDNPYNETGDSTDYGTVPEELVLATAVLRFRPRAADQSSLRARLSWAVSALRPLWPDASASSRLRAR
- a CDS encoding DUF6104 family protein, which gives rise to MYFTDRGIEELEKRRGEEEVTFEWLAEQLRTFVDLNPDFEVPVERLATWLARLDDEDDEDE
- a CDS encoding ABC transporter substrate-binding protein, with the translated sequence MTASTTRRTTAARSRIAAVGAIAVAGALILTGCGDQTDKASTSPSGAANSSAPLFSKLPKKIQDAGVIKVGTDATYAPMEFTEGGKIVGVDPDVAAALAKQLGVQFKFESGTFDTLIGSMQTGRSDLVMSSLTDTKARQEGLDDKGAKTGAGVDFVDYFSASTGILVKKGNPQGIKTLDDLCGKTVAVQRGTTYEESAKTQAEKCKTDGKGELKIESFPTDAEAQTRVKAGGAAADLNDSPVAAYIAQTAGGGNDFEAIANPTDAGLFGIAVDKKNTELRDALKEALDAVIKDGTYKAALDKWNAGSGAVTEAKINAGS
- a CDS encoding trypsin-like peptidase domain-containing protein; amino-acid sequence: MQDGRTGGTARAYELLEPLVQAATVRVHAAPDGYAPHGTGPTWGSGFFIAPGWVLTCAHVVGEGGAAVRLVGRELGITFSSGADGATGTVTGRVECVLPERLEERRPARRALWDLPDLALVRVLAPITHACVRLTDRARPRLDEVAYFGCTEDLGTPEITGRTTRLRGTAGGGAALRLGGDDEIEPGMSGGPVVDLARGEVVGVVKARRHTGGGGLAVSVVQLRTLPLAATGQVGLYRRVMQAHDLYHYDQHLSDLRSRRTWTDVHDELPASGDPYEGRRRLTAAERTTLCGLLAELPPPRSSEAVRALVEAARGEEPDPGLPAPLSWRDGLGMLHDPPGGSGEAAAMLRYATDVSVADHREPPSPGSDEELWDWVRATAERLWRPLRRELGERHEQGLAQRDRRRRARAAGHTNGHARSADGLIRGPSVLVEAWAHGWEDVYDWRVSVLAGPAHPGRLTPVDSGVRATRAGLAEALRVPLAEAFRRCDTHEAAALLEVAVAPELFGLPVDTWTVAGRVPLGVQRPVVFRYPAGSGDTPPDGEAVHRRADRWARVQAGPLADERADCARGRPRSPAPEWLGALPDNTVPVHCRAADAEPTRGSLHAVHDAGYGVAVTRRPPADPAADCAPFHRGLREELTEAGRGAPLPVRLQALRARAHGADPDAYWADGMALVWDDPTRALPEDEPLQGDL
- a CDS encoding trans-aconitate 2-methyltransferase translates to MAETMTDWQAWQESWDRQQEWYMPDREERFRVMLDMVEALVGPTPRVLDLACGTGSITDRVLKRFPESTSTGVDLDPALLTIARGHFHGDRRVTFVTADLKDPAWTSTLPYDTYDAVLTATALHWLHSPELAVLYGQLAPLVRPGGVFMNADHMPDPATPRINAAERAHRHAGMDRAREAGALDWADWWALAAADPVLAEPTKRRFEIYGEHADGDTPDDAWHARTLREAGFAEARTIWRSPSDGLVLALK